The Fusobacterium pseudoperiodonticum DNA window AATCGCTTTCATTAGTATAGTTTTCAGGGTAGATAATTTCATCAATATAGATATTACAGATATTATTGCTGTCCACTTCATTATGAATAACTATAATAGGTAATTTCTCTCTCATAGAAAAGAATGCTGTAAAACCTGAAGCTGTTGTTGGTAAATTAAAAAAGTTTACTTTCTCTCCATTGGGTTTTCTAACATCATTTAACATAATAAAGAAACCTTTAGCTTTCTTATGCTTAAAAAGTAATTTTATATTTTGTTCTGTGAAAGAAAGCATATTTTTCTTAAATCTAATTTTATTCATATAGGCTTCAATAAATCTATTGGGAACAGGCCTTATAATTATAAACATCTGTTCATCTATGATGGGATACATACTCATATGAAAGAAGCCATAATGTAATGTGGCTAAAACAATTCTATCATTTGTTTCTTTCAATTTTTCAAGTAGTTCTATATTGTGGACAATGGGTGGATATTTCTCAGCATATTCATAAATCCAAAAAGGTAATAAGAAAGACTTCATAGTATTTTTATATGATTTAATGGCAATATCTTTAATTTGTTTGTCTGTTAAATTATAGTTATATTGCTCATTTAAGATTAAATTTAGATTTCTTAAAGATAACTTTCTACCTTTAGGAATTAAATAATATAAAAATAAACCTAGAAATTCAGAAAATTTTAATTTGATTTTGCTAGGTAAGATTTTAAAAATAAATATAAATATTAAAAATATAAGATAGATTATAAAATCAAATATTAGTTTCAATATTATCACAACCTTAATATCATTAAAAATAGTTCGTTACTAGCCAGATTTCTTAACGGAGAAAAATTAAGAATTCGCTGTAATTTCGGCAAAACTTGCCAACAAGTTGGCTTCAAACACGCCGACAATTACTCGGCTCATTCTATTTAATTTTTATCCTAAAATCTGGAATGTAACTCACCTATTTTTAATTGAGAATTTGAATTAAAAGTTTATGAAATTATTATAGCATAAAGAGGGGAATATGATAAATAAAGTAAAATTAGGAATAAACAATCTATATTTATTTAAAAATAATAATGATGATTACTTATTACTTGATACTGCTTTGCCTTGCAAAGAAGATTTAATTTTAGATGAAATCAATAAAGTTATTGGTGACTACAATAAAATTAAAGTAATAGTAATTACTCACTCTCATTC harbors:
- a CDS encoding lysophospholipid acyltransferase family protein — translated: MIILKLIFDFIIYLIFLIFIFIFKILPSKIKLKFSEFLGLFLYYLIPKGRKLSLRNLNLILNEQYNYNLTDKQIKDIAIKSYKNTMKSFLLPFWIYEYAEKYPPIVHNIELLEKLKETNDRIVLATLHYGFFHMSMYPIIDEQMFIIIRPVPNRFIEAYMNKIRFKKNMLSFTEQNIKLLFKHKKAKGFFIMLNDVRKPNGEKVNFFNLPTTASGFTAFFSMREKLPIIVIHNEVDSNNICNIYIDEIIYPENYTNESDLTDKLLKVYEKIILNKPEQWYWFQDRWINKK